The following DNA comes from Candidatus Cybelea sp..
TGCTCTCCAAGCCGTAGAGGCGCTTCCCGCCGCCGGGAAGCAGGTCGCGCAGATCGTACGTAACGCTGAGGCGGCCGATATCGGCGATCGGCTCGTTCGCAAGCGAGGTCACCACAACACCGTCGAGGACTGCGCGGTTAGGACTCAGCGAGATCTCAGCGAACGAGAGGTGGACCTTCGCGATCGAGACCGCGGCAACGTTGACGATCGCGCGAGCGACGTTCTTCCACTGCCAAAATCCCACTGCGACGATCGCGAGAAGCACGATTGCCGCTCCGGCGTAGATTCGGCCTCTCTTTTGCTTCATTAACGCTAGCTTTCCCATCCGCCCGTCGAGCGTATCGTCAAATGGCCGGTTCGGCAAGCGCACGCTGCTGCAGGTTTGCAGCGCGGACGCTCGTAACGTGCCCGCGTGGAAGATTCTTCGAGAGGCGTTTCTCGCAAAGGCGTGCTCGAACTCGCCGCGTCGTTTGGACTGCTCGCGACGCTTGGCGCCGCACCCGCACCGGTCGTCGCACGAGAGGGGGTCGTCGGTGCGTGGAGCCTCGTGAGCTTCGAGATCGACGAAGGCAGCGGCTCGCGCAAACCGCGCTTCGGCCCCGAGCCGATCGGGTATCTCATCTACAGCGCCGATATGCGAATGGCGGCGGTCTTGGCGGGCTCGCATCGTCCCGAGCTGAAATCGCCGTCGGGCAGCGCGGCATCTGAAGCGCAGCGCAGCGAATCGCTCCTAAACTTTCTTGCGTACGCGGGTCGTTATGAGGTGCGCGGCGATCGCGTCTTCCATCACGTGGAGGTCAGCGTCTTTACGAATCTCATCGGAACGACGCTCGAGCGTCAGTTCAAGGTAAGCGGCGATACGCTGACGATCCGCACGCTGCCGCCGGAGATCTGGGGCAGCTCCAATGTGCTGGTCTGGAAAAGGGCCTAGCCGGAGTGCCCCGGCCGGCGGCGAAATAGAAAAGCAGCGCTTCCCGTACACGATCTTCATCTACGCCAACGCCGGCGTCTTTTGCGACGGATATATCCTGAGCAGCGTGGGCCTGGCATTGATCACGCTGACGCCGCATTTTCAACTCAACGCGCTGACGACCGGCCTCATCGGCGGGGCGACGCTCTTCGGCATCCTCGTTGGTGCGCCGATCTTCGGGCACCTGACGGATCGCCACGGGCGGCGCATCCTGATGATCGCCGATTTGTCCGCCTTCGTCGTCATCGCAATCGCGCAGATCTTCGCGACCGCTGCCTGGGAGCTCATCGCACTTCGTTTTCTGCTCGGCGTGGCGATCGGCGCCGATTATCCGATTGCGACGGCGATCGTCGCCGAGTTCACGCCGCAACGCTGGCGCGGCGCCGCCCTGAGCGCAATGGAGGGCATCTGGTCGTTGGGCGCGGCCGTCGCGTACGTCTCCGGTTACGCGCTGCTGCGGACCGGCCCCGAGAGCTGGAAGTGGATTCTCGCGAGCCCGGCGATCTTTGCGATCGGCGGACTGCTCTTGCGCGCGTCCGCACCCGAATCGCCGATGTGGCTGGCGGCGCGGGATGCGGGGGAACTGGAGCGCGTCTCGTTCGGACGTCTCTTTCACTCGGCGTTTCGCGGAAAGCTGGCGTTCGTCTCGGTGATGTGGCTGCTGCAGGTCGTGCCGCTCTTTGCGATCTACACGTACGCGCCGTCGGTTCTTTCGGCCCTCGGCCTGAGCAATAGCGGATCGCCGGCGGGCAGCATAGCGATCACGGCAGCCTTTGCCTGCGGCGCATTCATCGCGATGCCGCTGCTCGGGCGGTGGGGACGCCGGCCAGTTTGTATCGCGGGATTCGCGGCTGCGACGGTCGCGTTCGCGATACTTCCGTTTTCCGGGACGGCGATCGTCGTGCTCTGCTTCATGGGGTACGCGCTAGGTATGGGCGCGGCGACGGTGCTCGAACTCGTCTATCCCGCAGAGCTCTTCCCGACGGCGATTCGCGCCTCGGCGGCCGGCTTCTCCGCGGGAATCAGCCGCGTCGGCGCGTTCATCGGGACGTTCTTGCTGCCGATTGGGATCGCGCGCTTCGGCATAACGGCTGTGATACTCGGCGCAAGCGCGCTCTCCGCAATCGGTCTCGCTATTTCAGTCTTGTGGGCGCCGGAAACCAAGGGCGCCACGATCGCCTAGGTTTGGGTCGGATGGCCGGCTAAAACTCCGTTGGAGCGACTGCGACTCCGGACGGATTGTTGAAGCCGTTCGCAATGACGTATTTGAACTTCGTGGACGGGTAGGCGAAGCGGTCGACCTGGTTGGCGGTGAAGTATTCCCCGACAAAGAGGGCCTGGCTCTTATGATTTAACGCGAGATTGAACGGCTCTCCGCCTCCGGGCATGGAGATGGACTTCGACGGCTGCGTTTGCCCAGGCGGAAAGATCAGGACTTCGGATGGACTCAGTTGCTGCGCCACCAGAATGTTGCCGGCCGAGTCGACCTGGATGCCGCCTCCGCTGCCAAAGGCGAGATTGAGATTCGTACCGGTCTTCGCGCCGGGCTTGTATTCGTTGACCGCGCTGCCGTCGTTGATATCGTACATCACGTAGAGGTTCTCTTTCGCGTCGAGCGCGACCGAAAGGGGGGCGCCTCCGTTAAAATCGGAGAGGCGGTACTCCTTCGAAACCTTTCCCTTGGGATAGACGGTCACCCAGCCATTGCTGTCGCCGTTGAAGTTCGCGATGTAGATCGATCCGTCTTTGCCGACGACCGAATCGGTCGGTCCAGAAAGATCGGTCGTGTAGCTTTTGGTCGGAGACGTTGCGCCGGGTGCGTAGACCTGCACGGTCCACTTCCCACTAATTGGTCCCTCGTCGGCAACGTAGAGATTGCCTTTTTGGTCGGTCGTGAGGCCGCCGGGGCCGAGGATTCCGTCGGTAATCGTATAGATCGGCTGTTGGTTCTTGCCGCGCTGACGAAAAACGTCGACCTCACCGGCGCCGAGGTTACACGCGTAGGCTAGCTGTGAGGTGCCCTTGGCCGCGTACGACGGACTTCCGTGCGCGCTGCGTGTTCCGGCGCGCAGTAGCCTGGGCCCTGACACCGAGCCGTACGCCCCGAGGGGGTAGGTATGGGTATTGAGCGATTGCGCGGCCGGTTGCTGTATAGGCGAGCCGGCGCCGGCGCAGCTCGCAAGAAAGACGCTCGCCGTTGCGGCGGTGAGAACATGTAATGATTTGATCACAAGGCCGGTTTGCCCGACGGCGCCCCGCTTTCCTCGCGATGCCGTTTCTTAGTAGGGCCGTCCCGGGGGCGACGCCGGATAGAGGGCAACGCCTTCGCCGGCGAGCCCCGGTACGCGAACTTCCACAAAGGGTTTGTGGTTCGGACGGTTTGCGGGTCCGGGGTAGTTCCAGCCGCTGAGCGTCTCGGCGGCGACGTAAGCGCGATCTTCGGCGCCGTCGATCGCGAGGGCGTCGGGATGGAGCCAATCGCGCTTATCGGGCTTCATTCCCGGGGGTACGCCTAGGCCGATGTGGCCGAAGACGTGCGACATGCGCTTCGAGCCGCGGGCGAACTCACCGCACCGGTAGGCAAACGGATCGCATACCGCGAGCGCGCCGTCCTTCGTCGTGACGATCGCGCCGGCGGAAACGAGTTTGAGCCCGAGATTCTTGGGCACGCCGCTTCCGCCGAGCCACTCGTCGACCTGAGCGGTGTTGCTCTGCGTCATGAAGGTCACGTAGAGATTTCCACGATCGTCCACGGCGGCGAATCCACCGTTGCGGGCACTCGGGTCGCTGCGCGCCGAGGTTGGTATCGTGCTGCCGTTTTCGTAGACCTGCACGAGGTTCGTCGCGTCCTTATTGTTCACGTACTCGGTCACGTACACGGTGTTCGATTTTTCGTCGACGGCGATGGAGGCCGGCTGGCCGTCGGGGTCGTTGAGCGTCTTGATCGCGCCGGGACTGCCGGGCGCAAAGACGTACACGCGCTGCGTCGCCGAGTCGGCGACCCACAGATTACCCTTCGAGTTGACGAATAGCCCCTGCGGCGCCTGCAATCCCGTGATCGAGCCACAGGGATCACCTTTGAGCTTTGTGGGGTCGTAGATTTCGACGGTGCCGTTTTGGGCGGAGGAAACGTAGAGGACCGACTTCGGACAGGCCTCCGTGTCGGCGCGCGCTGCTTGGCTTGCCGTCCGCGCTGCCGATGGTACGGACGGCGCATTCGAGGAGCATGCCGACATCACGGCGGCGAGCACGATCGGACTCAGGGGAGTGATCTTCACAACGGCTACCTCCGGACCGCCATCATAGCACAGGCGCTGGACCGGCAGACAGGGGCAGACGCCGCAGCCGTGGTGGATGGTTCCAGCGGGATTCCGGCAAACCGTAGCGGCGATGAAGCTCTCAATCGCCGCCGCCTTCGTACTCGCGCTCGTCGCCTGCAACAGCGCCGCAAAGCAGTCCGTCTCGCAGGGGCCTCGTGCGACCGGCACGTACCGGGTCGCGCTCGACACGAGCCGCGGACCGGTCGTGATCGACGTGGACCGCAGCCTCGCGCCGATCGGCGCGCAGCACTTTTACGAGCTGGTCAAGGCGAAGTATTTCGACGGCGCGCGCTTCTACCGCGTCGTTCCGGGCTTCGTCGTGCAGTGGGGCGCGGCCGCCGATCCGGCGGTCACCAAGAAGTGGAGCGCCGATATTCCCGACGATCCGGTCAAAGGGTCGAACACCCGCGGCACCGTTACGTTCGCCAGCGAGATGCAGCCGAACACGCGATCGACGCACCTCTTCATCAACTTGGCGGACAACCCGAAGCTCGACATATCCGGTTTCGCGCCGATCGGAAAGGTTCACAGCGGGATGGCCACCGTTGAAAAGCTGTATCCGGGGTATGGCGAGCGCCCCGGCCAGGCGATGATCGCGGCGCACGGCAACGCCTACCTCGAAAAAGCGTTTCCGAACCTCGACTACATCAAGACCGCGCACATCGTCAGCGAAAAACCGTAAGAGGGCCGCTGTTCCCTAGCACTACTCGTCGATCGTGTAGAGCCACCACTGCGGGGCGCCGCGGCGCGCCTCTCGATCGAAATAGACTTCGAGCTTTGCGCCGGTTGCGGTCTGCAGTTCGAACCATTGCCGTTTGAGATAAGCGTCGCCGCGATCGGTCTTCGTCGAGCGCCAGGTCCGCAGCACCGAGGCGACTTCCAGCGAGCGCTCGCGCCAGCGAAAGGCCCGCGGCACGGGCGGTTCGCTGCCGCTTGCCGGCGTCACGAAGCCGTCGCCGGCTGCGACGATCGGCACGCTGACGAACCTGCGCATGCGTGGCCTTTTCGAAATGCTCGAAGGACGGACCTACGCGGGCATGGGCGACGCGCCTGAGAAACGAAGGCGCAGAGATGATTCTTGCAGCCGTTCTGCTCGCGGCGATGGGGCCCGCACTCGCGACGACACATCACGTCCTGCACATCGGAGGCACCGATCTGCCGTATACGGCGCGGGCCGGCACGATCGCGCTGAAGAACGCCAAGAATCAGCCGGACATCTCGATGTTCTACACGGCGTACACGAAGGACGGCGCGGAGTCGTCCGCACGGCCGGTCACCTTCTTCTACAACGGCGGGCCGGGAGGTTCCAGCGTTTGGCAGCGGATGGCGGCATTCGGGCCGGTCCGCGTCCTCGTGCCGCCTCCCGGTCAGAGCGTTTCCGCGCCGTATCGCGTCGTCAACAACGAGTATTCGCTGCTCGACGTCACCGACGAAGTCTACGTCGACGCGCTGGGAACCGGCTTCAGCCGCCTGCTGCCCGGCGGTAAGCCCTCCGACGCGTACGGCGTCGACGCGGACGCGGCCGCCTTCGCGCAGTTCATCCGGCTCTATCTCACTGCGTACTCGCGCTGGAACTCACCGAAGTATCTCTTCGGCGAAAGCTACGGCACGCTTCGCTCCGCCGCGCTCGCGCGGCTCTTGGAGAATGGCTTCGGGCAAGCGATCGATCTCAACGGCGTCGTGCTGATGTCGTCGGTGCTCAACGTCGATCTGCTCTGGGACGACGCAAGCGTCGGGGGCAACGACTGGCCGTACGTGCTGTTTCTTCCGACGGAAGCTGCTGCTGCGTGGTACTACCACCGCGTACCCAATCGCCCCAACGATCTGCCGGCGTTTCTCGCTGCAGTCCAGCACTTCGCGCTCACCGATTATCTGACGGCGCTGGCCGCGGGGGATTCTCTGCCGGCCCAGCGCCGCGAGGCGATTGTCGCGCAGCTTAGCGCCTACACGGGGCTCTCGCCCGCGACGATTCGCGCAGCGAATCTGCGGATCGCGCCGGGGCGATTTCGCAGCGAGCTGCTTCGCGATAAGGGGAGGGTCGTCGGCTATATGGACGCGCGGTACTCCGGATACGATCCGGTCGGAAACCGGGAAGAGCCGGTCTGGGACACGTCCGATCTCGCCACCACGCCGCAGGTACAGGCGATCTTCAACGACTACGTGCGCACGCAGTTAGGCTATCGAACGGATCTCGAATATCTGCCGCTCATCGACGTGCTCCCGCAGTGGAGCTGGAAGCACCAGACCGATCTCGGCGGCACGAGCGCGCTGCTGCAGCTGCCCAACACGATCGTCGATCTCTCCGAAGCGATGGCGCAGAATCCGAGCATGCGTGTCTTCGCCGGGATGGGGTACTACGATTTCTCGACGCCGTACTTCCAGCAGGAATACGACTTCGCGCATCTCCATCTGCCGGCAGACTTACGACGCAATCTCACGATCGCGCACTACGAGGCCGGGCACATGGCCTATATCGATGCAACGGCGCTCGCGAAGCTCAAGACCGATCTGACACGCTGGTACGAGCAGCGGTAGCGCGCGCAGCGCTCGGCGCAACGGAGAGCGTGACCGCCGTTATGCGCTCCTTCTGGTTGCTGTTTAGGTCCTTCATCACGGCGTAGGCACTCCCGCCCTGCGGATAGTGCCACAACCCGAGATACCGGCCGTTGTGCGGGGCATCGCCAAGGTGAGGACCATAGATCGTGCCGTCTTGCAGCCAGAAACCGCTATACCAGGGGTTAAAGGCACCCTTGAGCAGGGTTTGGCCCACAACACTTACGCTCGATCCCGAAAAGGCGACGCGATCGAACTTCGAACGAGCTCGAATGACGATATAGCTGCCGTCCCAAAAGACTTGGGACGCATCGCCAAAACCATCGCTCCGGCTGGGTATGAAATTCGTAAAATGGCTCTCGCCCTTCGGGAGCTCTCCGATTACCGATCCGCTGCCCGAAGCATCGCTCCCCAGAACGAAGAGGTCGCCGTGGCCATCGTACGCCAGTCCTCCGTAGTACTTTACGCTCGGGTCGGTATACAGCGTTGGCTTATGGTTCAGATTAACATATACCGCAATCCATCCGCTGCCATTTGAAGGTTCCTTCCCCATCGAGAAAGCCAGGGCATCGGTCGTCGGGTCAAACGCCGCATCGTGGGCGGCTTCGCCCGAGACTCCGGAGAAATGGGCAAATGGCACCTTGCTCCCATGCGCAAACTCGCAGCAGTTACCTAAGAATACATTTCCGTTGTTCGGGTCCGAAACGGCAACGTTACCATAAGTGCCGTTCATCACGTGGAGTTTGGTTAGGCCGGGCAGCGAGACGATGTACGCCTTGCGACTCATCAATACGTAGAGCACGTCGCCGCTCGAACCCGATGCGCGGCGTGCTTGTCCCTGCGCGTCTCCGGCCACGGGCACCATGGTCGACGCGCTCGACTGCCGGCCGCCACAGCCGGCCAAAGCAAGAGCAACGGCCGTCAAACCGCCCAGCGCCAATCGATCGAGCGTCATCGCGCGTACCTCCAAGCTGCGAGACGCTTCGGCACGGGTCGAAGGGGCGCCCGCAAGCTCACCTCCCGGCTCGATCGGCTAAAGCCGGTAGCGTACACGGAACAAAGCCGAGCGGGCCAGCGGGTACCCTTCGGGTACGTATCCTGCGAGGCCGTATTGCCAAGGCACGGCGGGCGCCTGCCCGTCGTTCGTGGGTACGCCGTTGCCGAGTGTATAGAGGCACTTCTTGCAGTACTGCGCGCCGTACGCCCGCTCGTAATAGGCGTTTCCGCCGGCGTATCCGGGCGGCCCGATGAGGTACGGGTTGCCCTGAAGCTGCGTCGGCGTGGCAGTGGCAAAGAGGTTCACGACGTCGAGAATCGCGGTCATGCGCGGCGAGAGATCGCCCTCAACGTGCAGCGACGCGAGGGTTTGCGGCGTCGTGCGCAACGTGTTCGGATCGGCCCCTTCGCTCGTGCCAAGAGTAGCGATATATGGATTCGTCGTGACGTTGTACGGGAGCGACGGGTTCCTCAAGAAGTAATAATTGTACCCGGGATTGACGTAGTTGTCGTTGGGAATCTGTACGGGCTTACCCTTAACGATCTGCCAGACCATCGTACCGTTGCCGTACGGATAACCGCTCTCGTACGAGAGTCGCGGCGTCACGCGCAGCCGCCGCTGCAGGAAATCGAGCTCGTACGAAGCCGTCGCCGTAAAGTTCGGAATGTAGTTCGCGGGGAAGAGGTGGCCCGCGAGGACCGCCGGGGCGTTGAGATCGTTGAATGCGAACTGGTAAATGCTCGACGACAGCGTATGACTGTAGTTGGCGTCGAGCGTGAACCCTCCGTTTTGCACCCACAGCTCCATCCCGTGTGATCGCAGCTCTCCGGCGTTGGTCGGAACCCCGATCGCGTCGGGATTTTCGCCGGCGTTGAGCGCGTTGCGATAGTTCGTCGGAAGCACGTCGATGACGTTCTGTTCCAGTTCGATGAAGTACGTGAGGCGGATCTGGGTTCGGCCACCGTGTTCGTAGGAGAACGCGTAGTCGGTTGCGGTCTCCGGCGCCAGCGGAAAGCTCGGAATCGCTCCGTTGGCTTTACCGCCGGAGTCATCGCTGCAGGCGTTCGCCGGGACGCACGTACGCTGAACCTCGAGCGGCAGCGGCATCACCGAGTTATGGTCGAAGGTCGCGCGCAGGGCGTTCTGACCGCCGAAGGAGTATGCGAGCGCAAGGTGCGGGTCGAGGGCGCCGTCGCCGTAGATGACCGGCGGTGTGTCGCTGGTCTGCGAGTGCTGGCCGGAGTAACGAAGGGAACCCATCGCCGAGAGACTCGGCGTTACACTCCAGGTGTCGCTCACGTAGACGAGATACTGGTTTAGGCGAGGCGCGGCGGTAACGATCTGCGGCACGGTCGGAACGATCTGGTAGATGCTGCTCGTATTAACGTCGTACTGCGCGCCCGCGCGAAAGTCGTTCTTGTCGTTGGCTTGATCCTCGAAGTCGTAGCCGATTCCGTCCTCGCGCTGCGATTGTGTCGAATAGAGCGAGATAACGCCGTCGGGAAAGGAGAGGTCGTCCCACTCGGGACCGTTGGCGACGGCGCCGATCTGCGACTGGAAGAGCTGAAGCCGCCCCAGTGAGTGCGGCCAATTATGGACCCACTGGAGCTTTTCAACGCCGTAGGTCCCTCGTGCGATCGAGGGTGTGTCGACTTGTTGGTTCGGATTGGCCGGCTGGCCGGGAAACGCGGCAGTGGGGCTATTGAAGGTCGACCACTGCAGCCCCTGATACGGCGAATCGTACTGCTGGTACGCGGCCGCGCCGGTGAGAAAGACGGCCGACAGATCGTCCTTCGGCGTCGTGGCAAAATGCACGTTGCCGGCGATCGCGTACTGCGAACGCGTCTGGAAGCCGAGGCCGTACGTGCCGATCTCCGCCGGATAGAACGTGTGACCGTCGCCATAGGGAAAATACTCGCTGCCGCTCGTCGCCGAAAGCGCGTAGCGCCAGCGTAGGTCCGGCGTCGCCTCCTGTGCCGTGAACTTCACCTCGCCAAGCTGTGTACCGATGCCGCCGGCGACTTCGAGGACCTCCGTCCCGGGGTAGATCCCGGTGAGCGGCACTTCGTTAACGACGCCTCCAAGGGCGTTTTGACTGACGTTGTTGTAACCGCCGAGCGTCACCGTTGCAGAGCCGACGCCCGCTGTGCCGAGCTGAGCGCCCACGATGTTGCCTCCGGGCTCCGCGATGAGACCCTGCGGAACTGGAACGGAGTCGTAGTCGTACACCGTGTCTTGCACTTTTCCACCGCGTACGATCACGTTCGCAAATGAGTCTTGCTGGACGCCCGGGACGTTGGAGATTGCGCCCTGGATGGAATCGCGCGAATAGTTGGCCAGACCCGAGGAGGAGGCTTGCGGCGTTCCGGCTCGCGCCTGTTCACCCTGTACGGTGAAGACGTCGCTCGTGCTGCCGAGCGCAAACGCTTCGCCCTTGGCTTCGACCTCTGCAATCTCTTTGAGCTTCGCGAGCAAGACGACCGCAAGGCGCTCGTGCTCGCCCGGCAGGACGATGACCGTCGCATCGGCCGCTTCGAAACCCTTGGCCTCAACGCTAACGGCGTATGTGTCGGGCGCAACTCCGAGAATCGTGAAACGGCCGCTCGCGTCGGTCGTGCCGGTGTAGCGGCCCGACGGCGAGGTCGCCGCGACGCGCGCGTTGGCGATCGGGGCGCGAGCCGCAGTAGAGACGGTTCCCAAGATCGCGCCCGTCACGAGCTCGGCTGCCTCGGAGTTTTGAAACGAGAGCGCTAAGGCAAAGGAAACGCAAAGAATACGACTGGCCGTTCGCATGAAACTCACCCCCAAGCGGCGCGTGAACGAACGCGCGACGCAGCCTTTTGC
Coding sequences within:
- a CDS encoding lipocalin-like domain-containing protein, translating into MEDSSRGVSRKGVLELAASFGLLATLGAAPAPVVAREGVVGAWSLVSFEIDEGSGSRKPRFGPEPIGYLIYSADMRMAAVLAGSHRPELKSPSGSAASEAQRSESLLNFLAYAGRYEVRGDRVFHHVEVSVFTNLIGTTLERQFKVSGDTLTIRTLPPEIWGSSNVLVWKRA
- a CDS encoding MFS transporter; this encodes MCWSGKGPSRSAPAGGEIEKQRFPYTIFIYANAGVFCDGYILSSVGLALITLTPHFQLNALTTGLIGGATLFGILVGAPIFGHLTDRHGRRILMIADLSAFVVIAIAQIFATAAWELIALRFLLGVAIGADYPIATAIVAEFTPQRWRGAALSAMEGIWSLGAAVAYVSGYALLRTGPESWKWILASPAIFAIGGLLLRASAPESPMWLAARDAGELERVSFGRLFHSAFRGKLAFVSVMWLLQVVPLFAIYTYAPSVLSALGLSNSGSPAGSIAITAAFACGAFIAMPLLGRWGRRPVCIAGFAAATVAFAILPFSGTAIVVLCFMGYALGMGAATVLELVYPAELFPTAIRASAAGFSAGISRVGAFIGTFLLPIGIARFGITAVILGASALSAIGLAISVLWAPETKGATIA
- a CDS encoding peptidylprolyl isomerase, which translates into the protein MKLSIAAAFVLALVACNSAAKQSVSQGPRATGTYRVALDTSRGPVVIDVDRSLAPIGAQHFYELVKAKYFDGARFYRVVPGFVVQWGAAADPAVTKKWSADIPDDPVKGSNTRGTVTFASEMQPNTRSTHLFINLADNPKLDISGFAPIGKVHSGMATVEKLYPGYGERPGQAMIAAHGNAYLEKAFPNLDYIKTAHIVSEKP
- a CDS encoding DUF6504 family protein, producing the protein MRRFVSVPIVAAGDGFVTPASGSEPPVPRAFRWRERSLEVASVLRTWRSTKTDRGDAYLKRQWFELQTATGAKLEVYFDREARRGAPQWWLYTIDE
- a CDS encoding TonB-dependent receptor; the encoded protein is MTGAILGTVSTAARAPIANARVAATSPSGRYTGTTDASGRFTILGVAPDTYAVSVEAKGFEAADATVIVLPGEHERLAVVLLAKLKEIAEVEAKGEAFALGSTSDVFTVQGEQARAGTPQASSSGLANYSRDSIQGAISNVPGVQQDSFANVIVRGGKVQDTVYDYDSVPVPQGLIAEPGGNIVGAQLGTAGVGSATVTLGGYNNVSQNALGGVVNEVPLTGIYPGTEVLEVAGGIGTQLGEVKFTAQEATPDLRWRYALSATSGSEYFPYGDGHTFYPAEIGTYGLGFQTRSQYAIAGNVHFATTPKDDLSAVFLTGAAAYQQYDSPYQGLQWSTFNSPTAAFPGQPANPNQQVDTPSIARGTYGVEKLQWVHNWPHSLGRLQLFQSQIGAVANGPEWDDLSFPDGVISLYSTQSQREDGIGYDFEDQANDKNDFRAGAQYDVNTSSIYQIVPTVPQIVTAAPRLNQYLVYVSDTWSVTPSLSAMGSLRYSGQHSQTSDTPPVIYGDGALDPHLALAYSFGGQNALRATFDHNSVMPLPLEVQRTCVPANACSDDSGGKANGAIPSFPLAPETATDYAFSYEHGGRTQIRLTYFIELEQNVIDVLPTNYRNALNAGENPDAIGVPTNAGELRSHGMELWVQNGGFTLDANYSHTLSSSIYQFAFNDLNAPAVLAGHLFPANYIPNFTATASYELDFLQRRLRVTPRLSYESGYPYGNGTMVWQIVKGKPVQIPNDNYVNPGYNYYFLRNPSLPYNVTTNPYIATLGTSEGADPNTLRTTPQTLASLHVEGDLSPRMTAILDVVNLFATATPTQLQGNPYLIGPPGYAGGNAYYERAYGAQYCKKCLYTLGNGVPTNDGQAPAVPWQYGLAGYVPEGYPLARSALFRVRYRL